A genomic window from Barnesiella propionica includes:
- a CDS encoding patatin-like phospholipase family protein: MKRYFVFLLIFILIPFAVQSRKKVAVVLSGGGAKGMAHIGALKIIDESGIPVDFVVGTSMGAIVGGLYSIGYTPYQLDSMVNKQDWKLLLSDGIRRSDQSYVEKERAEKYVLSVPFTKKPSDILKAGVIEGLNLDILFSDLTVGYHDSISFNRLPIPFACVSENVVNGDEVVFHEGILAKAMRASMAIPAVFTPVRVNGMVLVDGGMKNNFPVNVAREMGADIIIGVDVQSGLKDGSELNTVPDILGQIIDLLGIKNYEENIKNTTVYMKVDVEGYSAASFTIPAIDTLIQRGEKAARDKWNDLLAVKQQLGLDSSYMANRPGPFVPYAGSDSFYINKIIFDGLSGNNGEWLMKKSGLRQDNKNTMEQIQNALSILAGTQSYQDINYELISVPDGYDLRFDVKSRRTSTLNLGVRVDNEEVAAILLNATLQLKTETPSSVSATCRLGKRSLGKIDFSVQPWLDKNFNFSYMFQYNDVNIYNRGKRAYNTTYKYNQGEISYFVYLYRMIKFSAGLRFEHYNYNNMIGGDLKVKPEGFLGYFTGLNYLTYNKRSFPTKGTMSEITYSLYTDNMIHYKGHAPFSALSGSWTSVYSLNRRFAIIPSVYGRILFGTDVPYPYRNALGGDIYGHYVPQQLPFAGINYLEMVDNSVLVIRTKFRQRLWPKNYVSLILNYGITQNDFLKLWDGEHLFGGSIGYGYDSIAGPLEISFGYSNRTHKVGFYLNLGYVF; this comes from the coding sequence ATGAAAAGATACTTTGTTTTTTTGTTGATATTTATTCTGATACCTTTCGCGGTGCAGTCTCGTAAAAAAGTTGCGGTGGTGCTTAGTGGAGGAGGTGCGAAAGGTATGGCTCATATAGGAGCTTTGAAGATCATTGACGAGTCGGGTATTCCGGTCGATTTTGTGGTGGGTACCAGTATGGGAGCCATTGTCGGAGGACTGTATTCTATAGGTTATACACCCTATCAGTTGGACAGCATGGTGAATAAACAGGATTGGAAGTTACTGCTCAGTGACGGAATACGCCGCAGCGACCAGTCTTATGTTGAGAAAGAACGTGCAGAGAAATATGTTTTATCGGTACCGTTTACAAAGAAGCCATCCGATATATTAAAGGCCGGTGTTATTGAAGGCCTTAATCTGGATATTCTTTTTTCAGATTTGACGGTGGGATATCACGATTCAATCAGTTTTAACCGGTTACCTATTCCGTTTGCATGTGTTTCGGAAAATGTGGTAAACGGGGATGAAGTCGTTTTTCATGAAGGAATTCTGGCAAAAGCCATGCGTGCCAGTATGGCTATTCCTGCGGTGTTTACACCGGTACGTGTCAATGGAATGGTCTTGGTAGACGGAGGAATGAAAAATAATTTTCCAGTCAACGTCGCCCGTGAAATGGGTGCAGATATTATTATCGGTGTTGATGTTCAAAGCGGATTGAAAGACGGAAGTGAATTAAATACTGTTCCGGATATTCTGGGACAGATCATTGATTTGCTCGGTATAAAGAACTATGAAGAAAATATAAAAAATACGACTGTATATATGAAGGTGGATGTGGAGGGATATTCTGCTGCCAGTTTTACGATACCTGCCATAGATACGTTAATACAAAGGGGAGAGAAAGCTGCCCGTGATAAGTGGAACGATTTATTAGCTGTGAAACAGCAGTTGGGATTAGACTCTTCTTACATGGCTAACCGGCCCGGCCCTTTTGTTCCGTATGCAGGCAGTGACAGTTTTTATATTAATAAGATAATATTTGACGGGTTAAGTGGCAATAATGGTGAATGGCTCATGAAAAAGAGTGGTTTGCGTCAAGATAACAAGAATACGATGGAGCAGATACAGAATGCTCTTTCTATATTGGCGGGAACACAGTCTTATCAGGATATAAATTATGAACTTATAAGTGTTCCCGATGGATATGATCTTCGCTTTGATGTAAAAAGCCGGAGGACAAGTACTCTGAATCTGGGGGTAAGAGTAGATAATGAAGAGGTTGCCGCTATTTTGCTAAATGCAACATTACAGCTTAAGACAGAAACACCGTCTTCAGTCTCTGCCACATGTCGGCTGGGGAAGAGATCGCTCGGGAAAATAGACTTTTCTGTACAACCGTGGCTGGATAAAAATTTTAATTTTTCGTATATGTTTCAATATAATGACGTAAATATATATAATCGTGGAAAGCGTGCCTATAATACTACATACAAATATAATCAGGGAGAAATAAGTTATTTTGTTTATTTGTACAGGATGATAAAGTTTTCTGCCGGGTTACGATTTGAACATTATAATTATAATAATATGATAGGTGGCGACCTGAAAGTGAAGCCGGAAGGTTTTCTGGGATATTTTACAGGGCTTAATTATTTGACTTATAATAAACGGAGTTTTCCTACGAAAGGTACTATGTCCGAGATTACTTATTCGCTTTATACTGACAATATGATACATTATAAAGGACATGCCCCGTTCTCTGCACTTTCGGGTTCTTGGACTTCGGTGTATTCTCTGAACAGGCGTTTTGCTATAATACCTTCGGTTTATGGAAGAATATTATTCGGGACAGATGTCCCTTATCCATACAGGAATGCTTTGGGAGGTGATATTTACGGTCATTATGTACCTCAGCAGTTGCCATTTGCCGGAATTAATTATTTGGAAATGGTGGATAATTCGGTTCTGGTGATTCGTACGAAGTTCCGCCAGCGTTTATGGCCTAAAAATTATGTATCTCTGATATTGAATTACGGAATTACGCAAAATGATTTCTTAAAGTTATGGGATGGGGAACATTTGTTCGGCGGAAGTATCGGGTATGGTTATGATAGTATTGCCGGACCTTTGGAAATATCATTCGGCTATTCTAACAGAACACATAAAGTGGGTTTTTATCTGAATCTCGGGTATGTATTTTAA
- a CDS encoding FimB/Mfa2 family fimbrial subunit: MDKIIIYSLFCSLAFFATDCSDGDKHSSNDEPRGNLIQPELYANVSTINSVSPLTGILEAYPCKENTSTYIGNYRNGSLNSIYASYQVSNGSTISGNNPVWLPIGTYNMIYWAVPKATVPIYEGMAENDPPISIGMNLANTYRSLRLRSGSSGNYYPVFDYVFGTQKINIGKDKLNAALQRVVAAVNVTIKNQNDSVFDSAIDSVWVTIGNISEKLDYYTATASNPSKTVSFELTPTADRKQMISNMVNLFPSAATPPFQLNILLSNNKVKTYQQNLSSTLSAGTKVTLTLTLNGILSEEDETGHFEVTDWVEKSENIDVPPLQ, translated from the coding sequence ATGGACAAGATAATAATATACTCATTATTCTGTTCTCTTGCTTTTTTTGCGACAGATTGTTCAGATGGCGACAAACATTCCAGCAATGACGAGCCAAGGGGAAATCTTATTCAACCGGAACTATATGCCAATGTGAGTACTATAAACTCCGTATCTCCACTTACAGGGATTCTGGAAGCTTACCCATGCAAAGAAAATACATCCACCTATATAGGCAATTATAGAAATGGTTCTTTGAATTCCATATATGCAAGTTATCAGGTAAGTAACGGGAGCACTATATCCGGTAATAATCCGGTATGGCTTCCGATAGGAACTTACAATATGATATATTGGGCTGTACCAAAAGCGACCGTCCCTATTTATGAGGGCATGGCCGAGAATGATCCCCCCATAAGCATAGGAATGAACCTTGCCAATACATACAGATCTTTAAGGTTACGTTCAGGTAGCTCCGGTAATTATTATCCGGTTTTCGACTATGTTTTCGGCACACAAAAAATAAATATAGGAAAAGATAAATTGAATGCAGCCCTTCAAAGAGTAGTCGCAGCAGTTAATGTAACTATTAAAAATCAAAATGATTCTGTTTTCGATTCAGCAATAGACAGTGTATGGGTCACGATAGGCAATATATCCGAAAAACTGGATTATTATACGGCGACGGCTTCCAATCCGAGTAAGACCGTGAGTTTTGAACTGACACCGACCGCTGACAGGAAGCAGATGATAAGTAATATGGTCAACCTTTTTCCTTCAGCCGCGACTCCCCCATTTCAACTGAATATCCTATTATCCAACAATAAAGTAAAAACTTATCAGCAAAACCTCTCATCCACCCTGTCTGCGGGAACAAAAGTTACCCTGACGCTCACTTTAAACGGGATTCTTTCTGAAGAAGACGAAACCGGACACTTCGAAGTAACGGATTGGGTGGAAAAGAGTGAAAATATAGATGTGCCACCTTTGCAATAA